The genomic stretch CCACCTCTGTGATTCTGAAGCCACGGCATTTAAAAGGATTATACCTATAAATCCTGCGTAAACTGGATCAATAGGGTGTTAAAAGAAACCTTATAAGGGCAATGTGTGTATTCAAATGTCAAGCGCCTTATGTGTAGATTCAGTGTTCTTTCCTAGTAATGAATAGCATTCCAGAGTGTAATTAATTTATCCATGTTCCTATCAGCATATCGTTATTCCGGGacagaaagggggtggggggggggtggtgaaccACGctgttatttcttttagaaaagcaTTCTTAATTGGATCTGTGCTCTTTTCATAGCAAGGTGAAGGCTGGGAAAGGCAGGCCCGAATCGGTGGGTCTGTAACTGGTACATCATCTTCCTTAGGTGACTCCGGGATGCCAAGAAGGAGGACTGATGCTCCCAGGATCTGAGCAGAGGCAGCTGAAATGACTGTTTTTGTGGACAGTCTTGCTGTCCAGCAGTCCAGCCACACTTGGCATACAGGGGAGACCCACGGAATCAGTACCACGGGGTCGAGTTTGATCCACGGAAAAGAGAGTCCTTGCCCTGTGGCTCCTCATACGGCAGCTGCGAACCTACCACACCAGGGGGCCCTAAGTCTCCTGAGCTGTAAGCAAAGTGTTGCACATGCGTGCATTTGGAGGGATGGGAGGAAAGCCATAGATTCCCGAGAAGATTCCTGAAAAATTAGGAAGCGCTGCTctaaaaggataaacaaaaccTCCGTCTCCAACTTGGCACCGGCAACACAACAAATTAGCAAGGCCAAAGCAAGGGAGGACCTGAGTTCCCAGGAACGCAAAGGGAAGGAACAGCCAGGTGAGGGGGCTTTGTCCCGGAAGGGAAAGGCCTAGAACAGGAGCGACAGACTCAATCCCTACAGACAGGCAGGGTCAGTGGGTCCTGCTGATTGTGCAATGGTAGGGCGTGTGGCAAATTCTCTAGCGTgtatttttgtggaaaatgaCGCTCCTGTCACTTGTCGCCCTGCCAAAGGCGAGCATAAAGTTTCTAAGATCTAGAGTTGTACATCTCAGTGTTTAGTAGGAGAGAtctcgatttttttttaaattttttctaacgtttatttatttttgagacagagagagacagagcatgaatgggggagggtcagagagagagggagacacagaatccgaagcaggagaTCTCGATTTTTTAATCTTGGAAACAAACTCAAAGCCTAAGCAAACAAATTGACCCTATGCCAGGAGGCACAGAGCTGGCCCCTGGCCCCTTGGCCTAGACCTTTGCTGGAGATCTGGGGTTTAAAGATGTCCTGGGCCCACGTTGGAGGACGATCATCCACCTGGAGGCGGGAAAGGCGGGCTGTGCACAGAGAATGGAGGTGCCTCGTTTGCTGGTCTGgaagcttggggggggggggggggggcagagcagtGGGAAGCGAGCTCACGGAGCTGGAATGGCTTATACACAGCTTGAGGGGGGTTTCTTTTCATCAGAACAAGAGCAATCCTCTAGGAGGGTTTAGGAGAATACCAGGAGACCTCAGCATTTGGGAAGGATGCCCCTTGTGTGCAGGACGCCCAGCCAAAAAGGAGCCCtgggaggaaattgaggcaggCCTCCTACAACCAAGTGGATCAGATGGGGAGATTCTGGCCGAGGAAACGAGGCAGAAGGGATGAGGGCGCTGTGTGGCCGTCAGAGAAGACACGGACACGTGTGCCAGGCCACCTGCGTGCAGTGCCAACGGAGCTGCGGAGGGCAGTGGGGGGCGGCGCCCCAGGGGGCAGGCGGGGTGAGCCTCTCCTCTTCCATCACTCGACACCTCCTCATCTGTCACCAGCAGGGCAGAATGAGGACTTCCGTGTCCTTCCTCCTCTTTGTCCTTCCCGTGGCAAATGCAACGGAGCATGTGACTGCGCCCAGGATATGCTCTGTTGTTACTCAAGAAAGGTTGTTTGCTTTACAGCTGTGTTTCTCACTGAGAAATGAGAGTTTCCCGTGGGATGGTAAAgccatgggggagaggggaggacaggCAAGAAGAAGGAGGGGTCACGGGGCAGAGCATGTCCTCAGGCTAATCCAGGGGCATCTGGACGCGACCAAAGGGCAGCCGGAGGGAACAGCAATGAACCGTCCACAGATCTTGGTCNNNNNNNNNNNNNNNNNNNNNNNNNNNNNNNNNNNNNNNNNNNNNNNNNNNNNNNNNNNNNNNNNNNNNNNNNNNNNNNNNNNNNNNNNNNNNNNNNNNNNNNNNNNNNNNNNNNNNNNNNNNNNNNNNNNNNNNNNNNNNNNNNNNNNNNNNNNNNNNNNNNNNNNNNNNNNNNNNNNNNNNNNNNNNNNNNNNNNNNNNNNNNNNNNNNNNNNNNNNNNNNNNNNNNNNNNNNNNNNNNNNNNNNNNNNNNNNNNNNNNNNNNNNNNNNNNNNNNNNNNNNNNNNNNNNNNNNNNNNNNNNNNNNNNNNNNNNNNNNNNNNNNNNNNNNNNNNNNNNNNNNNNNNNNNNNNNNNNNNNNNNNNNNNNNNNNNNNNNNNNNNNNNNNNNNNNNNNNNNNNNNNNNNNNNNNNNNNNNNNNNNNNNNNNNNNNNNNNNNNNNNNNNNNNNNNNNNNNNNNNNNNNNNNNNNNNNNNNNNNNNNNNNNNNNNNNNNNNNNNGATTTTGTGCATTAGAGCTTATAGTTGTGAATTTCAAGAATGgtagagaagtagaaaaaattaatCTAAAGAACAATTGTAGTAGGTATATTTTCCTTAAACTTCTGGTAAGGGGTGAATACAGAGAGTGATCAGATAGACCAGTCTAAATGTAGTAGGAAATACTGTCAACCAAGGAATGAtcacaggaaaggaaatcagCAGTTTTATGAAATTCCCAGTTGAAAGCATTGAGTAAAAGACTGGATGTCATGTATTTCTTTGATGGGAAATTTTAGCGTGGAGTAGAAGGAATGATCTTCCTGAGTTTGTACTCCCTTCCAGCTTGGATTCTATAGTGGTCACAGtaaaaagtaatacaaatttGGATTCTGCCAGATTCATGGAAAGGTGAATTATGTAAAGCCAGGACAACCAAGATCAGCAGAAACATCCCAGAAACaaccatacaaacaaaaaacagggacaccttccttccttccttccttccttccttccttccttcctttctttctttttttctttctttcttattatttctttctttctaattccttccttccttccttccttccttccttccttcattccttcctttaattctttcttcctttcttcctttcttcatttctttctgacttCATGTCTGGTAATGGGATGATTGGATAAAGGGTTTAGTTAAGAAAAAAGTAAGTATTTGGAATTAGACACCAGTAAAGAGAGAATATATAGATGTGAGGTTACAAACCAAGGTTTCTAGATCTCAACACTATTGGCATTGTGCTGCAGATGTTCCAGTGTTGTTGGGCTTTATCCTGTTGGCTGGAATTAGCATCACCCTCGTTTATCACATTTGGAGCTAGTAGATATCTGCAGTAGGTATCTGGGTgtgagaaggcaggcaaaaattTGCAATCATTCCAGAAAGGAGATGGGAGTTATTTCCTTCTCTATGGGGACGTGTAGATAGTttaggaaagaggagagatcaagagGACCAAATTTTCCTAAATGTCCCTCAATGATGATACATAAGGTAAATTAAATGACAGCAAGTTGTGAAGTTGGGTACCAGTTTTACGTATGGCTCATGATTCTAGTGAGAGAATTCTTTGGCAGAGCAAATTAAAATGCTGTTCTTCAAATGGAACTGGAGAATCCAACAGAATGAAGTCACATTTCCCAAGACATTTATTGATTGTTGACAGTGAGTGGCATACCAGAAGTGCTTACATATTTGTTGGGTATGTCAGGGGATGAATGGTATGTTCTGCCAATTACTGACAGTATATAAAGGTCCAAGGCTAGTAGAAGACACACAGTTCACCACATCCTCTCACAACCCACGTGAATTCTCTTCTCTTGACAAGATGTGTTGCAACTATGGCAACTCTTGTGGCTATGGCTACGGGTATGGCTATGGCTGTGGATGTGGTCCCTATTATGGCTGTGGTTATGGCTCAGGGTATGGCTGTGTCAATGGCACCAGATATGGCTGCGGCTATGGCTATGGCTCCAGCTGCTGTGGCTACCAGCCATTTTGCTATAGAAGATGTTATTCCTCTTGCTGGTAGAACATCACTGTCCAAGTCCCACTTGCTTCTGAAATGACATGCCTTAAGAGAAGGCTCATTCaaggatatatatttatatatcgaGATTTATATATTGAGAGCATTGCATGTGTCATAGATGATGTGACCTCCAGTAACATTTGTAGCATGGCATCTTGTGGCTTGAGGCTATGGAGTATCATCTAACAGTTTTCCAAAAAGTGTTGTTCTTACTCCCTTAGTATGCATTCTGTGTTGTGACTGTGGCGTGGATCCGTACATTCCACATTTGGGCAATCCCCTTattctcaataaaaatgtttcattcctTCTATCAAATGTTTCTAGTCTCTTTTGAGAAAGCCTCATATCTTGAGGTGTTATGGCTTGTCTTGAAAATTGGGCTGACAATGTATTTCATGTACCCGGGTCTCTTTCTGGATATCATACAAGCATTTTCTCTTACATGCATCAATATAATGTCTTCTACACCTAAGTCTCATATCCTTAACACTCCAACACAAATCACACAGTATTGCAGAACTGTGTCCTGGAAATCACACTGTAGGTAGAATGGATGTGGAGGGAAAAGATGAGGATGAGGAGGGATGGCACCTCTTGGGAGGTTGTGACAGAAGCCCAAGGGAAAGGAGGTGTGGCCTGATCACTTAAAGGATGAATGTGATGGAAGAGTTTCTGGTATTTCTGTGAAATTGGAAGCTGCCTCAGCTGAAGTGTAAAGAACCAAGGAAAGGGTAAGTTAGAAGAAAAGCatgatatcatgtcatctgaattGGATGGATTTGCTAATATATTTGTTAGCATAAATTGAGTTTGAGGAAATTGACTTAAGTTAGTGAATTGACAAATACTTTTGAATGTGTTTGAAAGAGAACCATCCAACACACTGAATACACAGTAGAAAAATTGTAGATGAATTTCCTACCCTCAGAGTGTATACATTTTGttggttttaataaatattttacaaattaattatgACAAATTTAGACACATAATTTGCTTGGAGGGAATAAAACAGGTTCTTGGGGAAGACAATGAAGGTTGAAATATTGGAGAGATAGTTCAGGGAGGTATTTTGATGTTTTGTGTCAAATGAACTGATCCAAGTTGACAGAATGACTAGAAAGGACAGCACTAAATAAAAAGGGTGGAAAAGAAATTCATTAAGTTTTGGGTATGATCAGTGCTGCCACAATTTTCAGTTGAAAAAAGCAAGGACCTGTGGTTTAATGGTAGCATTTACGGCATTACTTGGTACAGATATAAGAATGGGATGTAAAGCCCAGTTCTTTCTGAGTTTGAGAACCTACTAGTTTGTTGGGGTCTGTTTTCAATGTCCTTTCCTCATGTGCCATTCCAGAACTCTAACCTTTAGATCCtacagtagaaaatatttttcaaggtcAAATTCAGCCAGCAGTGAAAAGGGACTCACTAACTCATTTCCATGACAAGGGTCATTATAAAGTCTGAGTCTGAGGTACCTGGAGCTTGGCGACTCCACAACATGGCCAATTCCAAGGAAGATAGTGCTGCCATCAAGGTCAGCCCTGGAGTGAGGCTATGCCCAGGATATAACGTGTTCTGCTGATGAAGAGACATGGTTTCTTTCAAGAGTTgggcatttttcacagatggAACATCTTTAAATCAGATCTGGGGACTGACTGTCCTTTGGGTCAATATGAGTGGGGAAACCCTACAAAGATGGGTAGAGAATTCTAATAATGAAGTTCACTGAACATCTAACTTATGGTTTCATTTATGTTCCTTGTCATTGAATACTTTCTGGAGGAGGGCAGAATATCATTAATTAGGCATGTATATCAAAATTTACATGTGTAGTGAAGTGCCGATcatttatgaaacatttaagataatttatGCCTCTGGAAATATGTCTTTGTAAGCTAACACATATCTTCAAAATGTGAAATTTGTGACTCTCTTAGTCACAGAACATTTGAAAGTTTCAGCTTGAGTAAAATGGGAACACTCCAATgttagaatatattttgttttaatacatcTGTTTTTATCGGTGGAAATATTGATTGATTTCAAATTACATGCCAGGCATTCTACTTAGAACTTGTGACTCAGAGATGtacaaaatatagatttttttttctgctgttagGATCAGTATCCAGAGATCTGAATGGAAATGTACTAGaaataatgcaataaatataGGAATGATTTTCAATAGCTCAGGCATATTGTGACCAGAAAGTGGGTTTTTGAAAATTAACATGTCTATTCTAGGGAAGCTTTGCATTAGAATTTGTCATTTCGAATTTCAAGActgacagaaaaggagagaaaataaaaggtaaagaacAATTGCATGGGATATGTTTTCTTTAAGCTTCTTGTTAGTGATGACACATAGCAGAGTAATCAAACAGACCAGTGACCAGTATAAGAAAAATCAGTTGGAAGTATTCTTAACTGAAGGAAAAATGTCTAATAATTAAagttctcagaaaagaaaatcagcagCTTTATGAAAAATCTCTGTTGAAAGCACTTGATAAAGGACTTGTTGGCACTCATTACTTTGTTGTTGAAATTTGAAAATGGAGTAGAAGGAATAATCTTCCTGAGTTTGTACTTCCAACACGGATTTCATGGCTGTTATagtaaaaagttaaattttggaTTGTGCCTGAATCTGAAAATAGTGACTTAGacaacaaaaataaccaaaaacatcacaaacaaaaagtaaacaactttttttttaactacacatCTGCTGATGGAAAGGTCAGTTGCTTGGTTTAGTTGAGAAGAAAGGAATATTTGGACTTAGACAGCAATAAAGAAAGaacctagggcacctgggtggctcagtccattgggcctccgactttagctcaggtcatgatcctgcggtttgtgagtttgaaccccgcgtcaggctctgtgatgacagctcgcagcctgcagcctgcttcagattttgtgtctccctctctctctgctcctcccctgctctgctcccctgtctctttctcaaaaataaataaacatttaaaaaatgaaaaaaaaaaagaaaacgtaatTTATAGATGCGATGTTATAAACCAAGGTTTCTGaatctcagcactattgacatctGACATTCGATCTTTCAATGTTGTTGGGGGTTGTTCTGTGCCCTGATATTATCATCATCCCTGGTTTCTCCCACAAGGAGACAGTAGGCTTATACAGTAGGTATCTGGATGCAAGAAGCCTGCCAAGAAGTTGTGATGATTCCAGAAAGGAGTTGGGAGTTATTTCCTTCCCCAAGGGCAGAGGTAGATGTTTTGAGAAGGAGGATAGATCAAGAGGGACAAAATTTTCCTAAATTCCCCCTGAACTtgttatatgaaatatattaaaagatagGAGGTTGTGAAGTTTGGTATCTGTTCTATGTAGATTACATGATGCTACTGAGATAATTCTTTGGCAGAGTAAATGAA from Panthera uncia isolate 11264 chromosome C2, Puncia_PCG_1.0, whole genome shotgun sequence encodes the following:
- the LOC125922067 gene encoding keratin-associated protein 21-1-like; the encoded protein is MNGMFCQLLTVYKGPRLVEDTQFTTSSHNPREFSSLDKMCCNYGNSCGYGYGYGYGCGCGPYYGCGYGSGYGCVNGTRYGCGYGYGSSCCGYQPFCYRRCYSSCW